The proteins below come from a single Myxococcales bacterium genomic window:
- the flhF gene encoding flagellar biosynthesis protein FlhF: protein MHVRRFEASTTAEAVRQIREELGDDALILSVRKIRRDHGMFGLFSKAAVEVTASVDRQVRRGEPAYNSSSVIDAQAEDGSNIKLPGSDSLLTRAALAPLESELKLLRAELRTLHAGHAEDDGAVRDELEALRRMLAENGGWGASGARSGVPGFAGALGRSGLSMRHLERIAATAKELATEGQTSLELAYREALAARIEERIVIPRSDRPERVELFVGAPGVGKTTTLAKIAAQEDERDDRVSLMTTDTFRIGAEEQLRTYADLLQVSFATAVSPRAVGDCVKQWGNRRILIDSAGRGRSDRAAMGELLEIRRTLGSQAMVHLVLSAETKEADLREQVRRYAPLHPDSIIVTRMDESDHWADVANVLLDETTPPLMWLGTGQRVPEDLMLPDSRDLAEQLLEEAA, encoded by the coding sequence ATGCACGTTAGACGATTCGAAGCGAGCACGACGGCGGAAGCCGTGCGACAAATTCGAGAAGAGTTGGGAGACGATGCGCTGATTCTCTCGGTGCGAAAGATACGACGCGACCACGGCATGTTCGGACTGTTCAGCAAAGCTGCGGTGGAGGTTACCGCTTCGGTAGACCGGCAAGTGCGAAGGGGCGAGCCCGCTTACAACAGCTCCTCCGTAATCGATGCGCAAGCGGAGGACGGTTCGAACATCAAATTGCCCGGTAGCGATTCGCTCCTGACTCGTGCAGCGTTGGCTCCGCTCGAGTCGGAGCTGAAGCTCTTGCGCGCCGAACTCCGGACACTTCACGCCGGTCATGCAGAAGACGATGGTGCGGTTCGCGACGAACTCGAAGCGCTGAGGCGAATGCTTGCCGAGAACGGGGGATGGGGCGCTTCCGGTGCAAGATCCGGTGTTCCGGGTTTTGCGGGGGCGTTGGGAAGAAGCGGGTTGTCGATGCGCCACCTCGAGCGCATCGCTGCGACGGCCAAGGAGCTTGCGACCGAAGGGCAGACCTCCCTCGAGCTCGCCTATCGCGAAGCTCTGGCGGCCCGCATCGAAGAGCGCATCGTGATCCCACGATCCGATCGGCCCGAGCGAGTCGAACTGTTCGTTGGGGCACCCGGCGTCGGAAAGACGACGACCCTGGCAAAGATTGCCGCCCAGGAAGACGAACGCGATGATCGCGTGTCGCTGATGACTACCGATACGTTTCGCATCGGCGCAGAAGAACAGTTGAGAACCTACGCCGATTTGCTTCAGGTTTCTTTCGCGACCGCAGTCTCTCCGCGAGCAGTGGGAGACTGTGTGAAGCAATGGGGAAATCGTCGGATCCTGATCGATTCCGCCGGGCGAGGTCGCTCGGATCGCGCGGCGATGGGCGAACTACTCGAAATTCGCCGGACCCTGGGTTCCCAAGCGATGGTTCACCTCGTTCTCTCCGCCGAAACGAAGGAAGCCGACCTGCGCGAACAGGTGCGACGCTACGCACCATTGCATCCCGACTCGATCATCGTGACCCGAATGGATGAAAGTGATCACTGGGCGGACGTGGCCAACGTTCTCCTTGACGAGACGACTCCACCGCTGATGTGGCTCGGAACCGGTCAACGCGTACCCGAAGATTTGATGTTGCCCGACTCACGAGATCTCGCCGAACAACTTCTCGAGGAAGCCGCATGA